The genomic stretch TATAATGCTCCTCCATGTCAAGAGCTTCTGGTGTTGCTCCATTTGGAAGTTTCCAATCAAAATGGTATAACAGTTGCGCAAGAGCCAACTCGACATTAGCCAAACCAAAGGTCATTCCTGGGCAGATTCTCCTTCCAGAACCAAATGGGATGAATTCAAAATTGGCACCTTTATAATCGACGGAGCTATCTAGGAATCTCTCAGGATGGAATCTCTCAGGTTCGATCCAATAATTAGGATCCCTTCCAATAGCCCATGCACTCACCATTACTTTGCTGTTAGCTTCTATGGCATATCCGTGAACTTCACAACTATTGACGCATACTCTTGGAATGAAAGGTCCAGGAGGATGAAATCTCAAAGTTTCTTTGATAATTAGCttcaagaaattcaaatttCCGATACTTGATTCATCAACATTCTCAATATTACCCAAGACTTGCCTCACTTCTTTCTGTGCCTTGTCCATTACACTTGGGTTTTTCATCAATTCCGCCAGTGTCCATTCCAAAATCGTTGATGACGTTTCACTCCCACCAATGAACATCTCCTGAAATAAGACTAATTATCGAGTTAGCTAGGTTCAAATATGTGAAATTTCATTAGTTTTAACTAAGAAGATAGATTTGATGCTAGCTAAATACAAAGACAGATTGAAAAACAGATGCCTGGGCTGTATACCTCACGTTAGACCATCTTTAGAgaatcttgatatatatatatatatatatatagaaattgaTTTGTGCAACTTTAGACGTGTAGATATGATATACATGTAAAGCCAAGCATGCATAAGTCCACTAACCAGGATAATTGATTTGATGCTATCTGTTTTAACTTTAAAGTTTCCATCATCTTGGAGATTCAGAAGCACATCCAGAAGATCATCCCCtgcttcaattttattttcacctGTCTTCTTCTCTACCCTGCTGGCTCTACGTTCATTTATAATGTCTTCAAGCATCTGATCCGTTTCTTCATGCAACCTCTGGAGGCTAGACGTCATTTTACTGATCATGTGTACTAATCTAGCGGAAGGGAATAGGTCTACAATATTCACACCTCCTACTGACTTTGACACTTGTTCAATAGTGTGTAAAAATCGAgctttgtttttgcatttcttaCCAATGCTTGTTCTTGTAATAATTTCATTTGACAAATCCAAAAGCAATTCCCTGAGGTTGATTGGTGAACCTGCTTTCGAACGGATGGAGCTGATTAAATTTGATACCTCTTCTTCCCTGATTGATCTGAATGAGAGTTTACGTGTTGCGCTAAATAGCCCCCATATGCATGCTTTTCGCATTAGTTTCCAGTGGTCTCCAAATTTTGCAAATGACATGCCCTGGCCATTGTAAAGCATGATTTCTGAAACAAGGAGAGCTGGTCTTTCAGCAAAGTTGATTTCCCGCGTCTTCAACACTTCTTTTGCTGCGTCTGGTGAAGAAATAATAACAGTAGGAACTTCTCCAATCTGAATTTGCATGATTGGTCCGTATTTCTTGGCCCAATGCGCACAAAGATAATGGGGCATTGTTGCAGAGCTAGCTAGCTGATGGATGTTTCCAATTAAGGGTAATTTCCATGGTCCCGGAGGTGGTGTGCGAGTTGAGTCATGGCCTTTTGATTTCTTCCCTAATCTCAACACAGCGAAGACAAGGAGAAGGAAGCCCAGGACAAGGGGAATTTCCTGCTGCATGATAATGAGAAGGGATAGGAATATTGGCTAATTAAAATGTAATCGAAGTGGCGTGGCTATATAATTCAACAATTTGATGCAACTGTAACTTAAAGATATCAcgatttttataaatttgtggTCCACGTGGCTCCAAGTCAATAAGTGAGGAATCCAGATTTGGACGGccgaaaatttttatttcaaaaaattagaaaaggtTTTGTAATTATAAGCAATGTTTCTCTTTCATCTGGAATGATCCTGTTCcacttcaaaaaacaaaatattagaaCATATTTTATCTCTTTCAGAATCTCAATCTGTTTTGTAAATTATATCCAAATTTTATCCAAAACATTTTAACTGTTTCGTTTCAGCcaaataatgctttttttttagttgctttttttcaaaaaaacaaatgtgttttttttttttctaattttatcattcaaaacttgatttattggatattaaacttcataatttattatgtttttttttttttgtgtgtgtggttATCCCAATCTCATAATCCATATTATGggtttgacggattaacctagttgactcaagtttttttttttgttttttttttttttcaattttatcattcaacgtCTTCGATCTttggttgattatgaattaatgtttgtcatttgttttggtttttttctataaaattatcctaGTCTCATGACCCGAGTCACGGGTTTCACAAGTTAACTCGAGTAAACTTAGGTCATTTTATTGTGAcctttttataaattgaattttttccaattttatcattcaacaatgaatttattgagaattgagcttcataatttattttgatttgctctaTTTGGGGTTATTATGGTCGTATGACCTAGGTCacgaatttgaaaagttaatctAGGTTGATCCGGGGTCGATCCAATATGTTGTCGTCttaacaatgtttttaaaaaatatcataaatttttttgagtcaaactatatttttaccaaTCGTATAGATTGTTTTTGGAAACGACACGCCAAaacacttttatatatatataaggcaaCCTTGAAATATATGAATAGTGCAACCTCCAAATGGTGTGATATATATCGGTGTGCCGTTTCGAGATTGCActatttatatacatatatatcacACCGTTTGGAGgttgcattatatatataacatggtaaaacacttcaaaataaaaacatattatttcaattgaaaaaaacaaaacaccaacaagaacaaaattgaTCACCTTGCTTATAACCTTgcttaaaaggataaaatatgttgaaaaaaaatatttggaagaaagaaaggaaaatgatgttttctttttaggtATTAAATTAGGTAGTTGCCCACGCGTTACTAAGGGACAACACATCAGTGATTAATGAAAGTTGAAAATCTTGAAAGACATGAAGCATCGCTTGAtcaatttttatagaaaattattataatcacATGTACATGCACATTGTCCTGTGTTCACAACGTGAAAGCccgtttataaaattatataattctgAATgttattataatgattttaagtgaatataaaaaactaactgattagtacttaaaaatgcattcttatcaaggttttatatcattattttgcacttgaagtatcaataactccttaattgaaacatgttttataataacatgtctgatactataagataccttaatatatagtaaatgttcatcttaaatgcaggcctatcatataaatcaaaggattgattgatgaattcaactattgaaattgagaagataaagagagagtgaagcttagaaaagtgatGTTGGTTTAGtctaaactggaacactgtttggtaaatGGGACATATCTAGAGctatagatctcggatttaggtctgctttatatggatggaaagataagacataagCTTAAAACTTtaatgtggagtccaagatttaaaaaggtcattttcaagtccaagttatagcaacaacagagaagtccgaatttgtcATGCAGCCTAggcactattcagtgttcagccaatatctcaagttctagaagtccaaatgatctcaatttttgttcctagaaagataagacaatttcctagaactttcatgagtacaatTGTATCCAATTCtgacgttagcaatgatgttttgttcagataagaagataagaattgtcaccaagtcaagatgtgaccacccactcaacaattatttatcaaatcaatagtttcaaatttttgcctataaaagaagttatttgccatgcatttaggcatcttggtgttcaaatcaagatcatgctcttgctctctttctttatatttttgtaatgttcaaattttattttatgttatattaatctcttgtttatgcttttcatttcctttccataattatgttgttatcttatttatttatgtttctttctttcattatgtttagctaaatttattatgtcaaggtgaaaaggttacactaatggtataagaataagtataatataaactcaacatggactttaatgcttgatactaacatgttttatatttattatattgcttacttttaataccttgcttgttaaatggttaatttagatttgtgttgaacaacctttggtacaacaaatacttgacactttcataatCCAACTgcatggtataaccgacacctgtgctatgaaaggaacttgatttattgtttaacataagttatcaccataaatacctgataatatttacaagtattggcattactcaaataagataattaatataatccgattggaaacttctttgtgtgtggtttccagttgagtaataaaagtttatactatacttgtttgaaataccattagtggatcctctaaccttgacatttgtttttatcattatttaatcctcacattaatcttacatctcaaagtcctctttactattactattactattactattattattattactactactactactattactactattattagtgttgttgttattattattattattattattattattgttattgttattgttgttgttgttgttgttgttaatattattcttgttattattattgttgttgttgttgtgttgttgttatttataatttatatagttaaccttctTATGGTTCGATtccgatcttgccgggttatttattacttcgatactcttgcacttgagagaagacatcaatcttttagtcgtgtcaCTAACATATTTATAAATGTGGTAAAAATAGTTGATAATCTTAACAAATATGTTACTTTCATTGCTTTCTTATTCATAATCTgtatttctctttttctcttttaataattttgataagcataaatatttgatttaataattaatacatttttatttgagtactttttttaatatattgattataAACAATTTGTAtactcaaaatattttgttttaaaaaatataatttaaattgttcgATCAATCTTAATCAAAAAGATAAAACCTAAGATCTCTAATCAGTAAGTCTTAAGTTCAAAGATTGGGAAGGGCAATATAAGATTCAACGATGATAGGTTGTTCATccttatataataaaaaatccacCTCTCgttaaacaacaaaataaaaaaaaaaatttaagattaagatatgaaagttaaaaattattttaccttatatataataaaaaaaccacctcctgttaaacaacaaaatatatatattttttaagattaagatatgaaagttaaaaattatttcaccaATATTTATTCgctaatataaattaaattatgaaacttattGAAAGTCATATGTAAAATTCcatgacaatatattttttttaaaataagacatatttaaatatctatgattttttttttagagtctaataatttattttaatcatcatAATTATTTGTTATCATTTTGAACATTAAGAATTTGTGCCTAGtacttaatttaaatatgttttattcgaaatatttttaattataattaaaaaataaaagatagttCCTCTgaacttttatttgtttgctaagataatatttttatatgtatgttaacttaaaaaaaaaaaaaacaaataaatcttcCAACAAAAATTATTCTTCGAACAACATATTATTAGCAATAATACAGCAGCAACATCATAGGATCAGCAACAGCATCATCGAAGCAGTAGCAACAACTGCATCACAATATCCCCTGAAGTAACAGCTACATCACAACATCCCTTGaagcagcaacaacatcacaggatcaacaacaacaacaacatcaccGAAGCAGTAGCAACAACAGCATCTCCTGACCAGATCTTTCCAACGGCTACTACACTCCAGAATGGCAACTCATCATACATGGAAATTACATCTGCATGCAAATCAGAATCAAATCAGCCACCATAATCAAGAAAATACTCCAACGGCTACTACACTCCAGGATGGCAACAAATCAGAGACAAATCAGCCTCCATAATTAAGAAATCCTGTAACTATAGAAACAAATACAACTATGGAAAGTCAATAGTTACTCtgtttgttatttatatatatttacatccTGCACATATTGTATTATGTGTGCTTAAGCcttgttttgatatactaataaaaAGTATAAGAGAAATTAATTCAGAGACCATCTCCGTTGCTTGTTCTCATCCTTTGCCATATTTTTctcttggtatcagagccttggaGTGAGCacacacaaacaaacacaaacatatCCACACAATGACTTCACTGTCACTCAATGTTGGGAACTTCATCACCCTTAAGCTTAGTCAAACAAACTACCCTTTATGGAGGGAACAAGCTCTGTCTCTTGCAGAGAGTTAGGAGCTAGTCGGGCATCTCACCAATGAAGATCCTACACCAATAAAATTCATCACGAAAGATCCAGTCAATAACTCAAACACAGAAAATATAGTACCAGTCCTAACTGAAGCTTTCATCACTTGGAGAAAATCTGATCTGCTTCTTCGCGGTTGGATTATTGGAACCTTGTCTGAAGAAGCACTTAGCCTTATTGTTGGCTTAAAAACCTCATCTGCTGTTTGGGAAGCACTTAATAATGCTTATGCTAAAGACTCATAAGAACGTGAGTTTACACTTCGCCAACAAGTCACTTATTTCCGGAAACATGACAATCAATCTATGGAAGAACACATTCGCATGTTCAAAAAATTATGTGACAGCCTTGCAGCAATTGGCAAACCAGTTTCAGACAGTGAAAAGGTTTTCTGTCTTCTCACCAGCCTTGGTCCATAGTATGAAAACTTCACAACAACCATGTTAAAGCCCCCAAGACCATCCTATTCAGAATTGGTCTTTCAGCTCCAGAATTTTGATCAACATCATAACTGGTTCTCCTCTTATACAGACATGACAAACTCACAATTTTCCCAACAGCTTGCATTTTATGGGCAACAACAGCAACGCAATCACCAAAGCTCACAGCAGCCATCCTCACGCAACATATATTCATTTTCATCCAATGTGAGAGGATTTCAAGCACAACAATCCAGAGATCAAAACCATAGATTCACCCCTACTCAACAACGACACCCTCCACCACCAGGAGAACGTTGCATGACCCAAACAGAAAGAGACCTTTATCGTGAGGACAAGTGCCAATATTGTGGCACAATGGGCCACATTGGTAAAATTTGTTGGTGGATACCTAAGCAAAAAACTACTCATGATAGTGAAATTCCACAAGCATTGGCAGCCCTTACACTAGACAATACTGTTTGCGACACTAAATGGACTTCAGACACCGGTGCCTCGAATCACATGACAAGCAAACCAGGTATGTTAACTGATATTCGAACATATTTTGGAACTGATTCTATCATTATTGGAAATGGATCTTCTCTGCCAATTGTTGGTATTGGAGACTCATTTATTAAACAGAGCAATACTAAATTACCTATCAATGATGTTCTACTTGTTCCTGAATTGAccaaaaatttacttttagttAGTCAGCTAACAAAACAATTTCTCTAACGTTGATTTTTGTGTTAAGGAACGGAAAACAGGACAATCTCTGATCAAAGGTAGACGTAAGGGTGATCTTTATGTCTTGCACAACTCGCCAGAATTACATTTCTCTTATCGCTTTAAAACTGGATCAGCAGAAGTCTAGCACCAACATTTAGGACATTCTCAATTTTCTGCAGTgcagttattaaaaaataaaggattgattgaCGTCACAAGAGCTATGAAGACTGAGCACCTTTGTGATAGTTGTTAATTAGGAAAACTTAGCAAGTTACCTTTTTCGCATTCTAAACATTCCAGtactaatatttttgaaaaaatacattgtgatttatggGGACCTGCCCCTGTTTTATCTATTGGAAAATTTAAGTACTATATTTGTGTAGTAGATGATTTCTCTAAATATACATGGATAATTCCTCTccaaaataaaactaacttTCTAACAGTTTATCTATCATTTGAAAAGTATGTCAGTAGACAATTCAATAAACAGATCAAAGTTTTCCATTCAGATGGAGGAGGGGAATTCATTAACTCCAAATTAGCAAGTCACTTTCGTTCAATAGGAATTGTTCATCAGGTATCTTGTCCATACACTCCTGAGCAAACAGGTATGGTTGAAAGGAGACACAGAATTATAAGAGAACTAGGTATGACAATGCTATTTCATAGTGGTActcctttatttttatgggtAGAGGCTTTTACAACTACTGTTTATCTTATTAATAGATTGCCCTCATCTACTCTTAATTCTAACACTCCTTACTTCCTATTACATGGAAGACATCCTATTTATTCATCTCTTTGTATTTTTGGCTCACAATGCTTTCCTTATACTTGGgacacaaaacaaaataaatttgatcccAAAAGTGTTCCATGTATTTTTGTAGGCTATAGTGATCAATATAAAG from Populus alba chromosome 8, ASM523922v2, whole genome shotgun sequence encodes the following:
- the LOC118051343 gene encoding cytochrome P450 726A27, which encodes MQQEIPLVLGFLLLVFAVLRLGKKSKGHDSTRTPPPGPWKLPLIGNIHQLASSATMPHYLCAHWAKKYGPIMQIQIGEVPTVIISSPDAAKEVLKTREINFAERPALLVSEIMLYNGQGMSFAKFGDHWKLMRKACIWGLFSATRKLSFRSIREEEVSNLISSIRSKAGSPINLRELLLDLSNEIITRTSIGKKCKNKARFLHTIEQVSKSVGGVNIVDLFPSARLVHMISKMTSSLQRLHEETDQMLEDIINERRASRVEKKTGENKIEAGDDLLDVLLNLQDDGNFKVKTDSIKSIILEMFIGGSETSSTILEWTLAELMKNPSVMDKAQKEVRQVLGNIENVDESSIGNLNFLKLIIKETLRFHPPGPFIPRVCVNSCEVHGYAIEANSKVMVSAWAIGRDPNYWIEPERFHPERFLDSSVDYKGANFEFIPFGSGRRICPGMTFGLANVELALAQLLYHFDWKLPNGATPEALDMEEHYSSLTRRKHDLILIPVPYRPSSM